Proteins encoded within one genomic window of Chitinophaga parva:
- the lptC gene encoding LPS export ABC transporter periplasmic protein LptC → MKRTLYILLLALVASGCENDIKTIMEMDQKAAGVEKGAGISIIYSQKAKVTAKLTADSMQRHLESPTYLEFTHGLHIDVYDSTGAITSTVDARHGKYFDGSADVNLWDHVVVKNVKEQRLDARTLNWDSKKQVFTTNDSVRIVSSRTDTLWGTGLESNQDFTNYKILHPSGPFTIHDQDSTGVATDSTEAQE, encoded by the coding sequence GTGAAACGTACGCTCTACATCCTTTTGCTGGCATTGGTAGCCAGTGGTTGCGAAAACGATATCAAAACCATCATGGAGATGGACCAGAAAGCCGCCGGTGTGGAAAAGGGGGCTGGCATCAGCATCATTTACAGCCAGAAGGCAAAAGTAACGGCTAAGCTCACTGCCGACAGTATGCAGCGCCACCTGGAAAGCCCCACTTACCTGGAGTTCACGCATGGCCTCCACATTGACGTGTACGACTCTACCGGGGCCATTACCAGCACGGTGGACGCCCGCCACGGTAAATACTTTGATGGCAGCGCCGATGTAAACCTCTGGGACCACGTGGTGGTAAAGAATGTAAAGGAGCAGCGCCTGGATGCCCGCACCCTGAACTGGGACTCCAAGAAACAGGTTTTCACTACCAACGACAGTGTGCGCATCGTGAGCAGCCGCACAGACACCCTGTGGGGTACGGGCCTGGAATCCAACCAGGATTTTACGAATTATAAGATCTTACACCCCTCCGGTCCTTTCACTATCCACGACCAGGACAGCACCGGCGTAGCTACGGATAGCACGGAGGCGCAGGAATAA
- a CDS encoding tRNA-binding protein, whose product METITWPDFEKVAIRVGTILSAQPFEKARNPAYQLTIDFGPELGVKRSSAQITALYTPEQLVGRQVVAVVNFPVKQIANFFSECLVLGALGEGKDIILLQPDQAVANGSRVA is encoded by the coding sequence ATGGAAACGATTACCTGGCCCGATTTTGAAAAAGTGGCCATCCGCGTGGGTACCATTCTCTCCGCCCAACCCTTTGAAAAGGCACGCAACCCCGCTTATCAGCTCACTATTGACTTTGGCCCGGAGCTGGGCGTAAAACGCTCCTCCGCGCAGATCACCGCCTTGTACACACCGGAACAGCTGGTGGGCAGGCAGGTGGTAGCCGTGGTGAACTTTCCCGTAAAACAGATCGCTAATTTCTTTTCAGAATGCCTGGTGCTGGGCGCCCTGGGAGAAGGTAAAGACATCATCCTCCTGCAGCCAGACCAGGCTGTGGCAAATGGTTCCCGCGTTGCCTGA
- the lysS gene encoding lysine--tRNA ligase: MTQLSEQELIRRQKLQELQRLGIDPYPAPQYPVNNTAVNILAQYSEETREQFQDLCLAGRIMESRDMGKAAFVKIQDQTGRIQLYIRRDDICPGEDKSLYDTVFKKLLDIGDIIGVRGYAFITKTGETSVHVKELTLLTKALRPLPVVKEKDGETFDAVTDPEFKYRQRYVDLIINPQVREVFAKRTKIMQTMRDFYNELGYLEVETPILQQIPGGATARPFITHHNALDIPLYLRIANELYLKRLIVGGFEGVYEFAKDFRNEGMDRTHNPEFTVMEMYAAYKDYEWMMNTTETLLEKIAIALNGTTQVTVGDKTIDFKAPFRRVTMYDAIKEHTGIDISSMEEAELRDVCKQLGISVPPNIGKGKLIDEIFGEKCEGHYIQPTFIIDYPLEMSPLTKKHRSKAGVVERFELMVNGKEIANAYSELNDPIDQRERFEDQVKLMERGDDEAMYIDYDFLRALEYGMPPTSGIGIGIDRLTMLMTNQPSIQDVLLFPQMKPEKQG, translated from the coding sequence ATGACACAGTTATCAGAGCAAGAACTCATACGCCGCCAGAAATTACAGGAGCTGCAGCGCCTAGGCATTGATCCGTACCCGGCGCCTCAATACCCGGTAAACAATACGGCGGTTAATATCCTGGCCCAATATAGTGAAGAAACCCGGGAACAGTTCCAGGACCTGTGCCTGGCGGGCCGTATCATGGAAAGCCGTGATATGGGCAAGGCTGCCTTTGTGAAGATCCAGGACCAGACCGGCCGTATCCAGCTCTATATCCGCCGCGACGATATTTGTCCCGGTGAAGATAAATCCCTTTACGACACCGTTTTCAAAAAACTGCTCGACATCGGTGACATCATCGGGGTGCGCGGTTATGCGTTCATCACCAAAACCGGTGAAACCTCCGTGCATGTAAAAGAACTCACCCTGCTTACCAAAGCCTTGCGCCCCCTGCCGGTGGTGAAGGAAAAAGACGGGGAAACCTTTGATGCCGTAACCGACCCGGAATTTAAATACCGCCAGCGCTATGTAGACCTGATCATCAATCCCCAGGTACGCGAAGTGTTTGCAAAACGCACCAAGATCATGCAGACCATGCGTGATTTCTACAATGAACTGGGCTACCTGGAGGTGGAAACCCCTATCCTGCAGCAGATACCCGGTGGCGCTACCGCCCGCCCGTTCATAACCCACCACAACGCGCTGGACATTCCTTTGTACCTGCGTATTGCCAATGAGCTGTACCTCAAAAGGCTGATCGTAGGCGGATTTGAAGGGGTGTACGAGTTTGCCAAGGACTTCCGCAACGAAGGGATGGACCGCACCCACAACCCGGAATTTACGGTGATGGAAATGTATGCCGCCTACAAGGATTACGAGTGGATGATGAACACCACCGAGACCCTGCTGGAAAAAATAGCCATTGCGCTGAATGGTACCACCCAGGTGACCGTGGGCGACAAGACCATCGACTTTAAGGCGCCCTTCCGCCGCGTGACCATGTACGATGCTATTAAAGAACATACCGGTATAGACATTTCCAGCATGGAAGAAGCGGAGCTGCGCGACGTGTGCAAACAACTGGGCATTTCCGTGCCGCCAAACATTGGCAAAGGCAAGCTGATAGATGAGATCTTCGGGGAGAAATGCGAAGGCCACTATATCCAGCCCACCTTCATCATTGACTACCCGCTGGAAATGAGCCCACTTACCAAGAAGCACCGCAGCAAAGCCGGTGTGGTGGAGCGTTTTGAGCTGATGGTGAATGGTAAGGAGATTGCCAACGCCTACTCCGAGCTGAATGACCCCATTGACCAGCGCGAGCGTTTTGAAGACCAGGTGAAGCTGATGGAACGCGGGGATGATGAGGCCATGTACATCGACTATGACTTCCTGCGCGCGCTGGAATACGGCATGCCGCCTACCTCTGGTATCGGCATTGGCATAGACCGGCTTACCATGCTGATGACCAACCAGCCCTCTATCCAGGACGTGCTGCTGTTTCCGCAGATGAAGCCGGAAAAGCAGGGATAA
- a CDS encoding universal stress protein, whose translation MKTILVPTDFSDTAYNAARYALHLARQVGTTRVVLYHAYELIVPVPDVPDPIPVIDPEDLKQSSETGLSLMRSRLQADLPEGVTLLTRSENQLLQAYIDQVAKEEQADLIVMGITGGSGVEEMLLGSNALDVMKETHTPLIIVPGEASFREINTVVFACDFRKVTENTPIQPLKLLLDAFRARLFVVNVDHEKRHFTADTPFETLVMDTLLADYTPEYRFVENESVVEGILTFADQEKADIIITVPRQHGFLAGLFHRSRTRQLAFHSHIPLLVIRE comes from the coding sequence ATGAAAACGATACTCGTCCCCACTGACTTTTCTGACACGGCCTACAATGCCGCCCGCTACGCCCTGCACCTGGCCCGCCAGGTAGGCACCACCCGGGTGGTGCTGTACCATGCTTATGAGCTCATAGTGCCTGTGCCGGATGTGCCGGACCCCATTCCGGTCATTGACCCGGAAGACCTGAAACAAAGCAGTGAAACCGGCCTTTCCCTGATGCGCAGCCGCCTCCAGGCCGACCTGCCGGAAGGCGTTACCCTGCTTACCCGCTCGGAAAACCAACTGCTCCAGGCCTACATAGACCAGGTGGCCAAAGAGGAACAGGCAGACCTCATCGTGATGGGGATCACCGGCGGCAGCGGGGTGGAGGAAATGCTGCTGGGCAGCAACGCCCTGGACGTGATGAAAGAAACCCACACACCGCTGATCATTGTTCCCGGTGAGGCTTCTTTCCGGGAGATCAATACCGTGGTCTTTGCCTGCGATTTCCGCAAGGTTACGGAAAACACTCCCATACAGCCCCTGAAGCTGCTGCTGGATGCTTTCCGTGCGCGCCTCTTCGTGGTTAATGTAGACCACGAAAAACGCCACTTCACAGCAGATACGCCTTTTGAAACCCTGGTGATGGACACCCTCCTGGCCGATTACACGCCGGAGTACCGTTTCGTGGAAAATGAAAGCGTGGTAGAAGGTATCCTCACATTTGCAGACCAGGAAAAGGCGGACATTATTATCACCGTGCCCCGCCAGCATGGATTCCTGGCGGGCCTGTTCCATCGCAGCCGCACGCGCCAGCTTGCATTTCATTCCCATATACCCTTGTTGGTCATCAGGGAATAA
- a CDS encoding DUF4197 domain-containing protein — protein MIKRTLLLVAASLFILQGAQAQFLKKLKQDFDSIENAKNAKTTTATSSSATTTTTSTSTTASSGTSTGNVTQNQAADAIKQALSKGVTAGISMLNKQNGFFGSEIYKVLLPPDAQKVEATLRQIGLGSQVDKAILQINRSAEQAVGQAAPIFASAIKQMTITDALNIVKGDSTAATAYFKGKTTDQLKAAFSPVIKSKLDSTLATKYYSNLVATYNKLPTTINKANPDLQGYVTDKAVTALFDQIAKEEASIRSNPVQQTTDLLKKVFGGLIK, from the coding sequence ATGATCAAACGTACCTTATTGCTGGTGGCCGCAAGCCTTTTTATCCTGCAAGGCGCACAAGCCCAGTTCCTGAAAAAGTTGAAGCAGGACTTTGACTCTATTGAGAATGCAAAGAATGCTAAAACCACTACAGCTACTTCTTCCAGCGCCACCACCACCACTACCTCTACCAGCACCACTGCCAGTTCCGGCACCAGCACCGGTAATGTAACCCAGAACCAGGCCGCAGACGCTATCAAGCAGGCACTGAGCAAGGGGGTAACCGCCGGTATTTCCATGCTGAACAAGCAGAATGGTTTCTTTGGCAGCGAGATCTACAAAGTACTGCTGCCGCCGGATGCACAGAAGGTAGAAGCTACCCTGCGCCAGATAGGCCTGGGCAGCCAGGTGGACAAGGCCATCCTGCAGATCAACCGCTCCGCGGAGCAGGCCGTAGGACAGGCTGCTCCCATCTTTGCCAGCGCCATCAAACAAATGACCATCACGGATGCGCTGAACATTGTAAAAGGTGATTCCACCGCTGCTACCGCCTACTTTAAAGGCAAGACCACGGACCAGCTGAAAGCTGCTTTCAGCCCGGTGATCAAGAGCAAACTGGATAGCACCCTGGCCACCAAGTATTACAGCAACCTGGTAGCTACTTACAACAAGCTGCCCACCACCATCAACAAGGCCAATCCGGACCTGCAGGGCTATGTAACCGACAAGGCTGTAACCGCCCTCTTTGACCAGATCGCAAAAGAAGAAGCCAGCATCCGCAGCAACCCCGTGCAGCAAACCACGGACCTGCTGAAGAAAGTGTTTGGTGGACTGATCAAATAG
- a CDS encoding flavin reductase family protein — MIIDPATLPVAALHGYLQGAVAPRPICFASTLDAEGRPNLSPFSFFNLFGTNPPTLIFSPARRVRDNTVKHTLENVLATREVVINVVSYNMVQQASLSSCEYPRDVNEFEKSGFTPIASERVKPFRVKESPVQMECKVREVIATGDGPGAGNLVICEPLLIHLDDAILNEKGQIDPHKIDLVARMGADFYVRASGNAVFEVAKPNSHCGIGIDALPPAIRHSRVLTGNHLGQLGNVHQLPHIDATFDDAHLKQIFQYYSLTPDEMETELHRYAAQLLDKGDVAGAWQVLLA, encoded by the coding sequence ATGATCATAGATCCCGCCACCCTGCCCGTGGCCGCCCTGCATGGTTACCTGCAGGGCGCCGTGGCCCCGCGCCCCATCTGCTTTGCCAGCACGCTGGATGCGGAAGGACGGCCCAATTTATCGCCCTTCAGCTTCTTCAACCTGTTTGGTACCAATCCGCCCACCCTCATTTTTTCGCCCGCCCGCCGCGTGCGCGATAATACCGTAAAGCATACCCTGGAAAACGTGCTGGCCACCCGCGAGGTGGTGATCAACGTAGTGTCTTACAATATGGTGCAGCAGGCCTCCCTGAGCAGCTGTGAGTACCCGCGGGACGTGAATGAGTTTGAAAAATCCGGCTTTACCCCCATTGCCTCCGAACGGGTAAAACCCTTCCGGGTAAAGGAAAGCCCCGTGCAGATGGAATGCAAAGTGCGGGAAGTGATCGCCACCGGCGATGGCCCCGGCGCCGGCAATCTGGTGATCTGTGAGCCGCTGCTCATCCACCTGGACGATGCCATCCTCAATGAGAAAGGCCAGATAGACCCACATAAAATAGACCTGGTGGCCCGCATGGGCGCTGACTTTTATGTACGCGCCTCCGGCAATGCCGTGTTTGAAGTGGCCAAGCCCAATAGCCACTGCGGCATTGGCATAGATGCGCTTCCCCCTGCCATCCGCCATAGCCGCGTGCTTACCGGCAACCACCTGGGCCAGTTGGGCAACGTGCACCAGCTGCCCCACATAGACGCCACCTTTGACGATGCACACCTGAAGCAGATCTTTCAATACTACAGCCTTACCCCGGATGAAATGGAAACAGAACTGCACCGGTATGCCGCACAGCTGCTGGACAAGGGTGATGTAGCAGGGGCATGGCAGGTATTGCTGGCGTAA
- a CDS encoding fumarylacetoacetate hydrolase family protein: protein MKLVTYLREETDQLALLVDGHLYNTQELHDELPNNMQLFLLMWDDVIEIARGVEAELKKGRRIGSAEPIPLDSVTLMAPVPFPTSCRDGYAFRQHVASARRNRGLEMIPEFDQYPIFYFTNHNAIQGPGPIACMPDHFEKLDFELEVAVVLNRFGRNIPAAEADDFIAGFMIMNDMSARVLQMEEMKLNLGPAKGKDFSTVIGPMLVTPDELAAYKIPAKPGHTGNNYNLKMTCKVNGVEVSNGNMGDMDWTFAEIIERCSYGVNVMPGDVIGSGTVGTGCFLELNGTGRLNDPNYEEQWLQPGDEVTMEITGLGTLTNTIEEEAADLSILALKQHFMNLPKA from the coding sequence ATGAAATTAGTGACTTACCTCCGGGAAGAAACCGACCAGCTGGCCCTTTTAGTAGACGGCCATTTATACAATACCCAGGAGCTCCACGATGAATTACCTAACAACATGCAGTTATTCCTGCTCATGTGGGACGATGTGATCGAGATTGCGCGCGGGGTGGAGGCGGAACTGAAAAAGGGGCGCCGCATAGGCAGCGCCGAGCCCATTCCGCTGGACAGTGTAACGCTGATGGCGCCGGTGCCTTTTCCCACCTCCTGCCGCGATGGGTACGCCTTCCGCCAGCATGTGGCCTCCGCCCGCCGCAACCGGGGGCTGGAGATGATCCCGGAATTTGATCAATACCCGATCTTTTACTTTACCAATCACAATGCCATCCAGGGCCCCGGCCCCATTGCCTGCATGCCGGACCATTTTGAGAAGCTGGACTTTGAACTGGAAGTGGCCGTGGTGCTGAACCGCTTTGGGCGCAATATTCCCGCGGCAGAAGCCGATGATTTCATTGCCGGCTTTATGATCATGAACGACATGAGCGCCCGCGTGCTGCAAATGGAAGAAATGAAACTGAACCTGGGCCCTGCCAAGGGCAAGGATTTCAGCACGGTAATAGGCCCCATGCTGGTAACGCCGGACGAACTGGCCGCCTATAAAATACCCGCAAAGCCCGGCCACACCGGCAACAACTACAACCTGAAAATGACCTGCAAGGTGAATGGCGTGGAAGTAAGCAACGGCAACATGGGCGATATGGACTGGACCTTTGCAGAGATCATTGAACGCTGCTCCTACGGGGTGAATGTAATGCCCGGTGATGTAATAGGCAGTGGTACCGTAGGCACCGGTTGCTTCCTGGAACTGAACGGCACCGGCCGCCTGAACGATCCCAATTACGAGGAACAGTGGCTGCAGCCCGGCGACGAAGTGACCATGGAGATCACGGGCCTGGGCACCCTCACCAACACCATCGAGGAAGAAGCCGCAGACCTGTCTATCCTGGCGCTGAAACAGCATTTCATGAATCTGCCAAAGGCGTAA
- a CDS encoding sterol desaturase family protein: MKFEKIKNKGQARLFESQYLEVLTKTHPLVIWGLYTPIISYMLYYSHATLGFPVSTVALVFVGAMLFWTFFEYLMHRFAFHYVAESPKMQRFIYVMHGNHHEYPRDKQRLFMPPVPSIILASVIFSAQYLFLRSYTFMFFPGFLLGYLIYGSMHYAIHAWNPPFKFMKPVWRNHHLHHYKSEDKGFGVSSSVWDYVFGTSFDLAKEKEDKEKVKELMFEK; the protein is encoded by the coding sequence ATGAAATTCGAAAAAATTAAGAACAAAGGACAGGCACGCTTATTTGAAAGCCAGTACCTCGAGGTACTGACTAAAACCCATCCCCTGGTGATCTGGGGACTGTACACTCCCATTATTTCCTACATGCTTTATTACAGCCACGCCACACTGGGCTTTCCCGTTTCCACGGTGGCACTGGTGTTTGTAGGCGCTATGCTGTTCTGGACCTTCTTTGAATACCTGATGCACCGCTTTGCATTCCATTACGTGGCCGAAAGCCCTAAGATGCAGCGTTTCATTTACGTGATGCATGGCAACCACCATGAATACCCGCGCGATAAGCAGCGTCTTTTCATGCCGCCGGTGCCCAGCATTATCCTCGCCTCTGTGATCTTTTCCGCACAATACCTTTTCCTGCGTAGCTATACGTTCATGTTCTTTCCCGGCTTCCTGCTGGGTTACCTGATCTATGGCAGCATGCACTACGCCATCCATGCCTGGAACCCGCCCTTTAAGTTTATGAAGCCGGTGTGGCGCAATCATCACCTGCACCACTACAAGAGCGAGGATAAAGGCTTTGGTGTAAGTTCTTCCGTGTGGGACTATGTGTTTGGTACTTCCTTTGACCTGGCAAAAGAAAAGGAAGACAAGGAAAAAGTGAAGGAGCTGATGTTTGAGAAATAG
- a CDS encoding DUF6263 family protein: protein MKHIIAWCLCMCASLPVLRAQDYVDLSYNFQKGQQFQLEQKSRTESYLTVQDMMQRSTRDFQDVLVIDVTDAVPGKATLTLHYKDLRFNFNAHNQNIMVDAKVDNEKEPFQAAIKNLLNHAFTVELQSFGIVKSVNGLDEVVDSACTAAFGSLKADEKTAYTRLVKEQFGAKAFQAWLEQLLVIYPAHGIKTGTQWNETLPLRAGLKGDIDFFWNLQTWDSETAKVGGTGKIKTDKQENVQLEDGYTANAEISGNLQSDYLVTRSSGLPAIAVQNTELNGNYTYKADKSKGLKKDLQVPVKIITNASYKIKQMK, encoded by the coding sequence ATGAAACACATTATTGCCTGGTGCCTATGCATGTGTGCCTCCCTTCCCGTGCTGCGTGCACAAGACTATGTGGACCTGAGTTATAATTTCCAGAAAGGCCAGCAATTCCAGTTAGAACAAAAAAGCCGCACTGAGAGCTACCTCACCGTGCAGGATATGATGCAGCGCTCCACCCGCGATTTCCAGGACGTACTGGTAATAGATGTTACAGACGCCGTCCCCGGTAAAGCCACGCTCACCCTCCATTATAAGGACCTGCGGTTTAACTTCAACGCGCACAACCAGAATATTATGGTAGATGCCAAGGTGGATAACGAAAAGGAACCCTTCCAGGCAGCTATCAAAAACCTGCTCAACCATGCCTTCACCGTGGAGCTACAAAGCTTTGGCATTGTAAAATCCGTCAATGGCCTGGATGAGGTGGTAGACAGCGCCTGTACCGCTGCTTTTGGCAGCCTGAAAGCCGATGAAAAAACTGCCTACACCCGCCTGGTAAAAGAACAATTTGGCGCCAAGGCCTTCCAGGCATGGCTGGAACAACTGCTCGTGATCTACCCCGCCCACGGCATTAAAACCGGCACCCAGTGGAACGAAACACTGCCCCTCCGCGCAGGGCTGAAAGGCGATATTGATTTCTTCTGGAACCTGCAAACCTGGGACAGTGAAACTGCCAAAGTGGGCGGCACTGGCAAGATCAAAACTGATAAGCAGGAAAACGTGCAGCTGGAAGATGGCTACACCGCCAATGCAGAAATAAGCGGCAACCTGCAAAGTGATTACCTGGTGACCCGCAGCAGCGGACTGCCCGCTATAGCCGTGCAGAACACAGAACTGAATGGCAACTACACCTACAAGGCAGACAAGTCAAAAGGCCTGAAAAAAGACTTGCAGGTCCCCGTGAAGATCATTACCAACGCTTCTTACAAGATCAAACAAATGAAATAA
- a CDS encoding TIGR02757 family protein, with product MKSMKGHDLKDYLDAKAAYYNQPDFIPHDPIAIPHRFSKLQDIEIAAFFAAVLAWGNRTTILNKGTELMRMMDNAPYDFIRNHQPRDRMALMSFSHRTFNGLDLLYFIEFLQHWYTNVTSLEFAFSGPTDPQDETVENGLIGFHKIFFSLEHPERTVKHISTPAKNSACKRLNMFLRWMVRKDDCGVDFGLWEHISPAQLVCPMDVHVSRVATRLGLIPEAKANWKTALALTDALREFCPEDPVKYDFALFGLGVIEKYV from the coding sequence ATGAAAAGCATGAAGGGCCATGATTTAAAAGACTACCTGGACGCGAAAGCCGCGTACTACAATCAGCCGGATTTTATCCCGCACGATCCCATTGCCATTCCCCACCGGTTTAGCAAACTGCAGGATATCGAGATAGCCGCATTTTTTGCGGCCGTGCTGGCCTGGGGCAACCGCACTACCATTCTCAACAAAGGCACAGAACTGATGCGGATGATGGACAACGCACCGTATGATTTTATCCGGAACCACCAACCCCGCGACCGGATGGCCCTCATGTCCTTCAGCCACCGTACCTTCAATGGGCTGGACCTCCTGTATTTTATTGAATTCCTCCAGCACTGGTATACCAACGTTACTTCCCTGGAATTTGCCTTCAGCGGTCCTACGGACCCGCAGGATGAAACCGTGGAGAACGGCCTCATCGGTTTTCATAAGATCTTCTTTTCCCTGGAACACCCGGAAAGAACGGTCAAACATATTTCCACCCCTGCCAAAAACAGCGCCTGCAAACGCCTGAACATGTTCCTCCGCTGGATGGTGCGCAAAGACGATTGTGGCGTGGATTTTGGTCTATGGGAGCACATCTCGCCTGCCCAGCTGGTATGCCCGATGGATGTGCATGTGAGCCGCGTAGCCACGCGGCTGGGACTGATCCCGGAAGCCAAGGCCAATTGGAAAACAGCCCTGGCCCTCACAGACGCACTGCGGGAATTTTGCCCGGAAGATCCGGTCAAATACGACTTCGCTTTATTTGGATTAGGCGTAATTGAGAAGTATGTTTGA
- a CDS encoding cystathionine gamma-synthase: MKLGTKLIHAGVAPDPSTGAIMTPIFQTSTYVQSAPGVHHGYEYARTQNPTRDALQNALAAIENGKFGISFGSGLAATDGVLKLLQPGDEVIASNDLYGGTYRIFTKIFQRYGIRFHFIGMQDAQNIRQHITAATKLIWIETPTNPLLNIIDIAACAQIANEHNLLLAVDNTFASPYLQTPLDLGAHIVVHSATKYIGGHSDVVHGAVIVKDQALAEQLYFIQNSCGAVPGPQDCFLVLRGLKTLHVRMQRHCENGAAVAQHLRQHPKVDKVYWCGFEDHPNHAIAKKQMRGFGGMISFTLKDDSLEAAHKVLSNTHLFSLAESLGGVESLIGHPASMTHASIPREERLKNGLVDSLIRLSVGIEDVADLIADLDQAIG; this comes from the coding sequence ATGAAGCTTGGCACCAAACTGATTCACGCCGGCGTGGCCCCCGACCCGTCTACCGGCGCTATCATGACTCCGATTTTCCAGACCTCCACCTACGTGCAAAGCGCACCCGGTGTGCACCACGGTTATGAATACGCCCGCACCCAGAACCCTACCCGCGATGCCCTTCAGAACGCACTGGCGGCCATTGAGAACGGGAAGTTCGGCATCTCCTTCGGCAGTGGCCTGGCCGCTACAGACGGGGTACTGAAGCTGCTGCAGCCAGGCGACGAGGTGATTGCTTCCAACGACCTGTATGGCGGCACCTACCGTATTTTTACCAAGATCTTCCAGCGTTACGGCATCAGGTTCCACTTCATTGGCATGCAGGATGCACAGAACATCCGCCAGCATATTACGGCTGCCACGAAGCTGATCTGGATAGAAACACCTACCAATCCGCTGCTGAACATTATTGACATTGCCGCCTGCGCGCAGATAGCCAATGAGCACAACCTGCTGCTGGCAGTAGACAATACCTTTGCCTCGCCCTACCTGCAAACACCGCTGGACCTGGGCGCCCACATCGTGGTGCATTCCGCTACCAAGTACATTGGCGGCCACAGTGACGTGGTGCACGGCGCCGTGATCGTAAAGGACCAAGCACTGGCCGAGCAACTCTATTTTATCCAGAACAGCTGCGGGGCGGTACCCGGCCCGCAGGACTGCTTCCTGGTGCTGCGGGGCCTTAAGACCCTGCATGTACGCATGCAGCGCCATTGCGAAAATGGAGCGGCAGTGGCACAACACCTGCGCCAGCATCCCAAGGTGGACAAAGTGTACTGGTGCGGTTTTGAAGATCACCCTAACCATGCCATTGCCAAAAAGCAGATGCGCGGCTTTGGAGGGATGATCTCTTTTACGCTGAAAGACGATAGCCTGGAAGCGGCGCACAAAGTACTGAGCAATACCCACCTGTTTTCCCTGGCGGAATCCCTGGGCGGTGTGGAATCGCTCATTGGCCACCCGGCCAGCATGACCCACGCCTCCATTCCCCGCGAAGAGCGGTTGAAGAACGGGCTGGTAGATTCCCTGATCCGCCTCAGCGTAGGCATTGAAGATGTAGCTGACCTGATCGCAGACCTGGACCAGGCCATTGGCTAA